From the Girardinichthys multiradiatus isolate DD_20200921_A chromosome 22, DD_fGirMul_XY1, whole genome shotgun sequence genome, one window contains:
- the mettl18 gene encoding histidine protein methyltransferase 1 homolog, whose translation MSFCFNFDISAQTNTPEDVDGNKLQSGKKANDAKYAEVDDKTSASPVKEAKEHLPPSDPRFLLADAVFETVTIGTLPPLHFLNETVFERTASEREDREKILSCREENNSDLISGVYEGGLKVWECTYDLLEQMEKEGETFSGKSVLDLGCGAGLLGILALKRGARQVLFQDYNSTVIEQLTVPNVILNCQEDDEVESDSEKKGKGKKHEKDCVEKGKEDSNACSSPPKKRATDLSKHPLMSRCHFYSGDWRTFLPLVLKKEPQPKFDIIFTSETIYNTCYYPALHEALHQLLAPSGLVYLATKSHYFGVGGGLHLFETFVEQRSVFYLDHLWDGAEGLQRHVVVLRFKKQKDN comes from the exons ATGTCATTTTGCTTTAACTTCGACATTTCAGCGCAAACAAACACCCCCGAAGACGTGGATGGAAATAAACTGCAAAGCGGAAAGAAAGCCAACGACGCTAAATAT GCAGAAGTTGATGATAAAACATCAGCCAGTCCAGTAAAAGAGGCCAAAGAACACCTTCCTCCATCTGACCCCAGGTTCCTCCTTGCTGATGCTGTCTTTGAAACGGTTACCATTGGTACCCTTCCTCCTCTGCACTTCCTCAATGAGACCGTTTTCGAGAGGACGGCCTCGGAAAGAGAGGACAGGGAGAAAATCCTCTCTTGCAGGGAGGAGAACAACTCTGATCTCATCTCTGGTGTATATGAGGGAGGCCTGAAGGTGTGGGAGTGCACTTATGACCTTTTGGAGCAAATGGAGAAAGAGGGAGAAACATTCAGTGGAAAATCAGTGTTGGATTTGGGTTGTGGAGCGGGACTGTTGGGAATACTGGCCCTAAAGCGAGGAGCCAGACAGGTCCTCTTTCAAGATTATAACAGCACAGTCATCGaacagctcacagtgccaaatgtAATCCTAAACTGCCAAGAGGATGATGAGGTAGAGAGTGATAGTGAAAAAAAGGGGAAggggaaaaaacatgaaaaagattGTGTAGAGAAAGGGAAAGAGGATTCAAACGCTTGTAGCTCACCTCCTAAGAAAAGAGCAACAGATCTATCCAAGCACCCATTAATGAGCAGATGCCATTTTTACTCTGGGGACTGGAGGACGTTTCTTCCTTTGGTCCTAAAGAAGGAACCACAGCCCAAATTTGACATTATATTCACATCAGAGACTATCTACAACACTTGCTACTACCCTGCCCTGCATGAAGCGCTGCACCAACTGCTGGCACCCAGTGGTCTGGTATACCTGGCTACCAAATCACACTACTTTGGTGTTGGCGGTGGGCTACATCTGTTTGAGACATTTGTGGAGCAGAGGAGTGTCTTCTACCTGGATCACCTGTGGGACGGGGCTGAAGGCCTGCAGAGACATGTAGTGGTGCTgcgttttaaaaagcaaaaggaCAATTGA